A genomic stretch from Physeter macrocephalus isolate SW-GA chromosome 12, ASM283717v5, whole genome shotgun sequence includes:
- the MRPL35 gene encoding large ribosomal subunit protein bL35m, translating into MAASAFACTVRAASGILRPLSILASSAYRNCSKNACLSSALPSRHFSHIQTLVVSSAPRLITSVRNLTCGQTATVLNRVVPLLSNVLKPPVRTVTYYSSRKGKRKTVKAAIYRFLRLHSGLWLRRKAGYKKKLWKKTVARKRRLREFVFCNKTQSKLLDKMTTSFWKRRNWYADDLYQKYHDRTNLKV; encoded by the exons gaatCTTACGGCCCCTGAGTATTTTGGCATCTTCAGCCTATCGCAACTGCTCCAAGAATGCCTGTCTTAGTTCTGCACTGCCTTCCCGACATTTCAGTCATATTCAGACACTGGTTGTGTCCTCTGCTCCCAGACTGATCACATCTGTCAGAAACCTGACATGTGGGCAGACTGCCACAGTCCTCAATAG agtgGTCCCCTTGCTCTCAAACGTCCTGAAGCCACCAGTCAGAACTGTAACATACTACAGTTCaagaaaaggcaagagaaagacTGTGAAAGCTGCCATCTATAGGTTTCTTCGACTTCATTCTGGCCTGTGGCTAAGGAGGAAG GCTGgttataagaaaaaattatggAAGAAGACGGTTGCAAGAAAAAGACGCTTGAGGGAATTTGTCTTCTGCaataaaacccaaagtaagcTCTTAGATAAAATGACAACATCTTTCTGGAAGAGGCGAAACTGGTATGCTGATGATCTTTATCAGAAGTATCATGACCGAACAAACTTGAAAGTATAG